The sequence below is a genomic window from Streptomyces sudanensis.
TCGCGGGCGCAGAGCATGCAGACCGTGCAGTTCTCCTCGAACAGGCCGATCACGCCGCGGGTGCGCGGCGGCAGTTCGGGCTGGACGTCGGGGTACTGCGCGGTGTGGCTCTTCCTCGTCATCGTCCGCAGGGTGACGGCCAGCCCCTTGGCGAGGCCGGATCCGGGGATCGGAGGCATTACTGGATCACCACCTTGACGATGCCGGTGAGGGCGATCTGGGCGAGGGCGAGCGGGACGAGCGTGGTCCAGGCGAGCTTCTGCAACTGGTCCTCGCGCAGCCGCGGGTAGCTCACGCGCAGCCAGATCACGACGAAGGCGAGCACGGCCGTCTTCAGGAGCGTCCACACCCAGCCCAGGCCGTCGGCGCCGAACGGGCCGTGCCAGCCGCCGAGGAACAGGACGGTGGTCAGACCGCACAGGACGACGATGCCCGCGTACTCGGCGAGCAGGAACAGGGCGAAGCGCAGACCGGTGTACTCGGTGTACGCACCGAAGATGATCTCCGAGTCGGCGACCGGCATGTCGAACGGCGGACGCTGGAGCTCGGCGAGGCCGGCGACGAAGAAGACCAGCGCGCCGACGATCTGCCAGGGCAGCCACCACCACTCGAAGGCGTCGAGGATGCCCGGCAGGGACACCGTCCCGGCCGCCATGGCGACGGAGGCGGCGGCCAGGAGCATCGGCAGTTCGTACGCGAGGAGCTGAGCGGCGGTGCGGAGGCCGCCGAGGAGGGAGAACTTGTTGGCTGACGCCCAGCCCGCCATGAGCGAGCCGAGCACGCCCACGCCCATGACGGCGAGGACGAAGAAGACGCCCGCGTCGACAGCCACGCCGACCGCGCCCTCGCCGGGGCCGATCGGGATGGCGACGAGGACGAGGAGGTACGGGAGGAGCGCCACGGCGGGAGCGAGTTGGAAGACGCGGCGGTCGGCGTCGGCCGGGACCACGTCCTCCTTCTGCGCGAACTTCACGCCGTCCGCGACGAGCTGCGCCCAGCCGTGGAAACCGCCCGCGTACATGGGGCCCAGGCGGCCCTGCATGTGCGCCATGACCTTGTGCTCCGCCTGCCCCACGACGAGGGGCAGGACGAGGAACACGGCGAAGACCAGGACCAGGCGGAGGGCGACGTCGAGTACGTCGTTCACGCGTCTCCTCCGGTGCGTCGCGGATCGGGGTCGGGATGGGGTCCGGACCCGGGGTCGGGCTCGGGCGTGTCTCTTTTCGACATCTTACACTGCCGAAANNNNNNNNNNNNNNNNNNNNNNNNNNNNNNNNNNNNNNNNNNNNNNNNNNNNNNNNNNNNNNNNNNNNNNNNNNNNNNNNNNNNNNNNGTGCGGGGCCGGAGCCAAGCCCAGGGGCAGCCTCGGGACCGGCTGCCGGACCGGAGTCCGGGTCCGGGCCGGACTTCGGGGCAGACTCCGGGCCGCCCCCCGAACCGGAGGCGGACTCCGAGGCGGTCCCCGGACCGGGGGCGGATTCCGACGCGGGGTCGGCGGGCCGCGGGGCCGGGTCGGGTGCCGGGACCGTGTCCGGAGATGCCGGCACACCGGACACCGCGGGAGTGGCGGAGGGCGCGGTCCTGCCGGGGGCCGTGGCCGGGGCGGCGGGTGACTCGGGTTCGGCGGGTGACTCGGGTTCGGCGGATGGTCCCTGGTCCGTGCCGGGCGGGGTGGACCGCGAGGTCCGGGGTTCGGAGCGCACGTCGTCGAAGGCCGGGCGGGGGTTGTTCCACGGGGCGTCCGCGCTGCGGGTGCTCGGGGACGCCGGGACCGGGCGCTCCGGGCCGCCGGATGCCGGCCCCTCGGACGCGGGAACCGGGCGCTCCGGGCCGCCGGATGCCGGCTCCCCGGGCGCCGGGTGCCCGTCCGCGGGCTCGGCGGCGGTGCGCCGGCTCGCCGATCCCTCCGCCGCCGAGCGGTTGCGGCGCTGCGTGGCCGACCCCTCCCCGGCCGAACGCGTACGGCGCTGCGTGGCCGACCCCTCCCCGGCCGAACGCGTACGACGCGGCCGGGGAGCCGCCGCACCCGGCACCGGCCCCGTACCCGGCGCCGCGCCCACGCCCGCATCCGGAACCTCCGCACCCGGCATCGGCCCCGCACCCCGCACCGGCCCCGCACCGGGCACCGCGCCCGCGTCCGGAGCCCCCGCGTCCGGAACCCCCGTATACGGCGCCGCGTCCGCACCGGCCGCGGTCCGGGCGCCCGCCCGGCCGGGCGTGCCCTCGCCCGCCGAGCGGGTGCGGCGCGGCGGGCGGTCGNCCNNNNNNNGNCGNCNNCCNNGNGGGNGCGTCCGNNCNNNNNGGCCGCGGACGGGCGGGGGCGGCCGGGAGCCGGCCCTTCAGCGGGCCCCACTCGTTGGGGTCGGGGACGCCGGGCGGCAGCATCTGGCGCCGCCTGGGGCCGTCGTGCTCGGACTCGCCCGGCTCCTTGGCGCCGGGCCACGCCTTGGCGACACGGGCGGCCAGGACGAAGTCCTTGCGGAGGGGGTGGCCCTCGAAGTTGTCGGGGAGCAGGAGGTGCGCCGGGTTCGGGTGGCCCTCGAAGACCACGCCGAACATCTCGTGCGTCTCGCGCTCGTGCCAGGCGGCGCCCGCGTACACGCCCACGGCCGTGGGCAGGGCGGGTGCCTCGTGCGGGACCGTGGTGCGCAGGAGGAGGCGCCGCACCCGGCCGTTCTCCGGCGCGGCGACGTGGGCGCAGACGCGGAACCCGGTGCCGGGCTCGTCGACGGCGCTCAACCAGTCGAAGTAGG
It includes:
- a CDS encoding complex I subunit 1/NuoH family protein → MNDVLDVALRLVLVFAVFLVLPLVVGQAEHKVMAHMQGRLGPMYAGGFHGWAQLVADGVKFAQKEDVVPADADRRVFQLAPAVALLPYLLVLVAIPIGPGEGAVGVAVDAGVFFVLAVMGVGVLGSLMAGWASANKFSLLGGLRTAAQLLAYELPMLLAAASVAMAAGTVSLPGILDAFEWWWLPWQIVGALVFFVAGLAELQRPPFDMPVADSEIIFGAYTEYTGLRFALFLLAEYAGIVVLCGLTTVLFLGGWHGPFGADGLGWVWTLLKTAVLAFVVIWLRVSYPRLREDQLQKLAWTTLVPLALAQIALTGIVKVVIQ